A window from Vigna angularis cultivar LongXiaoDou No.4 chromosome 7, ASM1680809v1, whole genome shotgun sequence encodes these proteins:
- the LOC108337593 gene encoding peroxidase 46, whose protein sequence is MEKGATVFHFPIAVSCLFIVFILATSVSGSLFFNFYAASCPTAELIVRNSVSSSSSSDPSIPGKLLRLVFHDCFVEGCDASLMLLGNNTEQSDPANRSIGGFSVIESAKRVLEFLCPGTVSCADIIALAARDAVALTGGPMIQIPTGRRDGMVSVASNVRPNILDTSFTMDQMINRFSNKGLSLFDLVILSGAHTIGTAHCSSFRDRFQQDSKGKLTLIDKSLDSSYANELMKECPLSASPSVLVNNDPETSMVFDNQYYRNLVINKGLFQSDSALLSDSRTRRLVEDLAKDQQFFFQSWGQSFLKLTTIGVKTGDEGEIRSFCASTNA, encoded by the exons ATGGAGAAAGGAGCAAcggtttttcattttccaataGCAGTTTCTTGTCTTTTCATTGTCTTCATTTTGGCTACTTCTGTTTCAGGTAGCCTGTTTTTCAACTTCTATGCAGCTTCATGCCCAACAGCAGAACTCATTGTAAGAAACAGTGTcagttcatcttcttcttctgatCCTTCAATCCCTGGGAAGCTGCTTCGCTTGGTTTTTCATGACTGCTTTGTGGAG GGATGTGATGCATCTTTGATGCTGTTAGGGAATAACACAGAACAAAGTGATCCAGCAAATAGGTCTATTGGAGGATTTTCAGTAATAGAATCAGCAAAAAGAGTGCTTGAGTTCCTTTGTCCAGGAACAGTTTCTTGTGCTGACATAATTGCTTTGGCTGCAAGAGATGCTGTTGCACTC ACTGGTGGTCCTATGATTCAAATTCCCACTGGAAGGAGAGATGGCATGGTTTCAGTTGCTTCAAATGTAAGACCCAACATTTTGGACACAAGTTTTACAATGGATCAGATGATTAACCGATTCTCCAATAAAGGCTTGTCCTTATTTGACCTTGTCATCCTTTCAG GGGCTCACACCATAGGAACAGCTCATTGCAGCTCATTCAGGGATAGGTTTCAACAAGACTCCAAGGGAAAGCTCACACTGATTGACAAAAGCCTTGATAGTAGCTATGCAAATGAGCTAATGAAGGAGTGTCCCTTAAGTGCAAGCCCATCAGTGTTAGTAAATAATGATCCTGAAACTTCCATGGTTTTTGACAACCAGTACTACAGAAATCTTGTCATCAACAAGGGGTTGTTCCAATCTGACTCTGCCTTGCTAAGTGATAGCAGAACAAGGAGATTGGTAGAGGACTTGGCAAAAGATCAACAGTTTTTCTTTCAAAGTTGGGGCCAGTCTTTCTTGAAACTCACTACTATTGGAGTCAAAACTGGTGATGAGGGTGAAATTAGGAGCTTCTGTGCATCAACTAATGCATGA
- the LOC108337646 gene encoding protein ENHANCED DISEASE RESISTANCE 2-like — protein MSPPLYPHRRSVSVGGIPDWISDSINGGSLRHVDLNNGTNGWASPPGELFSLRSSDYLKNRQKSPAGDYLLAPAGMDWLKSTAKMEHVLSRPDNRVMQALKRSQQNQGQSMKSFVFAVNLQIPGAKEHHSAVFYFAAEDPESLQSCSLLNRFVHGDDTFRNQRFKLVNRIVKGPWIVKRAVGNHGACLLGKALHCSYHRGPNYLEIDVDIGSSAIANAILHVALGHVTAVTIDMGFVVEAQTEDELPEKLIGGIRVCQMEMSSATVVEASHVPQVAHVSRGIGCARVNHHMSADDLLALDH, from the coding sequence ATGTCACCGCCGCTATATCCTCATCGTAGATCCGTTTCTGTCGGTGGAATTCCCGATTGGATCTCTGACTCGATCAACGGTGGATCCCTCCGCCACGTCGACCTGAACAACGGAACCAATGGCTGGGCGTCGCCACCGGGGGAACTCTTTTCCCTCCGCTCCTCCGACTACCTCAAGAACCGCCAAAAATCCCCCGCCGGCGATTATCTCCTGGCGCCGGCCGGCATGGACTGGCTCAAATCCACCGCCAAAATGGAGCACGTGCTCTCACGCCCGGACAATCGCGTAATGCAGGCGCTGAAAAGGTCGCAGCAAAACCAAGGCCAGTCGATGAAGAGCTTCGTCTTCGCCGTGAACCTCCAGATCCCCGGCGCGAAGGAGCACCACAGCGCGGTGTTCTACTTCGCGGCGGAGGATCCGGAATCGCTCCAAAGCTGTTCGCTGCTGAATCGGTTCGTGCACGGCGACGACACGTTCCGGAACCAGCGGTTCAAGCTGGTGAACCGGATTGTGAAGGGACCGTGGATCGTGAAGAGAGCCGTGGGTAACCACGGCGCATGCTTGTTAGGGAAAGCGTTACATTGCTCATACCACAGAGGGCCCAATTACCTAGAAATCGACGTCGATATAGGAAGCAGCGCAATTGCGAATGCGATTCTACACGTCGCGTTGGGACATGTGACTGCAGTTACGATCGACATGGGATTCGTGGTGGAGGCGCAGACGGAGGATGAGCTGCCGGAGAAGTTGATCGGCGGCATCAGGGTTTGCCAGATGGAGATGTCGTCGGCCACCGTGGTGGAGGCGTCGCACGTGCCGCAAGTAGCGCACGTGTCGCGTGGGATTGGGTGTGCCAGAGTGAATCACCATATGTCTGCGGATGATCTTCTTGCTTTGGATCATTAG